The following proteins are encoded in a genomic region of Sorangiineae bacterium MSr12523:
- a CDS encoding (2Fe-2S)-binding protein encodes MKLDINDSTREIDAPPDMPLLWVLRDLVGLPGTKFGCGMAVCGACTVHLDGRPVRACVTPVSAVGGRKITTIEGISSDGSHPVQRAWVEADVVQCGYCQSGQIMTAVALLERKPNPSDADIDAAMSGNVCRCGTYVRVREAIHLASKLLRKQGSR; translated from the coding sequence ATGAAGCTCGACATCAACGACTCGACTCGGGAGATCGATGCGCCGCCGGATATGCCACTCTTGTGGGTATTGCGCGATTTGGTGGGGCTGCCCGGCACGAAGTTCGGATGCGGCATGGCCGTCTGTGGCGCATGCACCGTCCACCTCGACGGGCGCCCGGTGCGCGCATGCGTGACGCCCGTCTCGGCGGTGGGCGGGCGAAAGATCACCACCATCGAGGGCATTTCGAGCGATGGCTCGCACCCGGTGCAGCGCGCGTGGGTCGAGGCCGACGTCGTGCAATGCGGTTATTGCCAATCCGGTCAAATCATGACCGCGGTGGCGCTTCTGGAGCGAAAGCCGAATCCGAGCGACGCGGACATCGACGCGGCCATGTCCGGCAACGTTTGCCGCTGCGGCACCTACGTGCGCGTGCGCGAGGCCATTCATCTCGCCTCGAAGCTGCTGAGAAAACAAGGCTCTCGATGA
- a CDS encoding glycoside hydrolase family protein, producing MQTSFPRCLAFIACAFALACSSNSSPTDGPNGNTSSGGAGADAGKDGEAPPGSMDASAPGKVTKRGVAYGFRALADLDAVSSGVGWTYNWSPKPDSSKEGVEFVPMVWGGSFDVDQLAKEVPAGSKYLLAFNEPNFHAQSNLTPQQAAALWPKLEAFAASRGMRLVSPAVNYCGGGCNETDPFKWLDAFFAACKNCRVDYVAFHWYACSKEALTWVLGQYETKYQRPVWLTEFSCLDSKDISEAVELQYMRDAVAVLEADPKVFRYAWFTGRFDSQHAVDLLRPKAGELSPLGKQYLALPLAGP from the coding sequence ATGCAAACCTCCTTCCCGCGTTGTCTCGCCTTCATTGCCTGCGCATTTGCGCTTGCATGCAGCTCGAATTCCTCACCTACCGATGGACCGAACGGAAATACATCGTCCGGCGGAGCGGGGGCGGATGCCGGCAAAGATGGGGAAGCTCCCCCCGGTTCCATGGATGCGAGTGCACCCGGCAAGGTGACGAAACGTGGTGTCGCCTACGGCTTCCGCGCGTTGGCCGATCTCGACGCGGTCTCGAGCGGTGTCGGTTGGACGTACAATTGGTCGCCAAAGCCCGATTCGTCCAAAGAAGGTGTCGAATTCGTCCCCATGGTGTGGGGCGGCAGCTTCGATGTCGACCAGCTCGCCAAAGAGGTTCCTGCAGGGTCGAAGTACCTTCTCGCCTTCAATGAACCGAACTTCCATGCCCAATCGAATTTGACGCCCCAACAGGCCGCAGCGCTCTGGCCGAAGCTCGAGGCTTTCGCGGCATCGCGCGGTATGCGCCTCGTTTCCCCTGCGGTGAACTATTGCGGCGGCGGCTGCAACGAGACGGATCCCTTCAAGTGGCTCGATGCCTTCTTCGCGGCGTGCAAAAACTGCCGCGTGGACTATGTGGCATTTCACTGGTACGCGTGCTCCAAAGAGGCATTGACGTGGGTGCTCGGCCAATACGAGACGAAGTACCAGCGCCCGGTCTGGCTCACCGAGTTTTCCTGCCTCGACAGCAAGGACATCTCGGAAGCCGTCGAGCTCCAATACATGCGCGACGCCGTCGCGGTGCTCGAGGCCGACCCCAAGGTCTTTCGCTACGCGTGGTTTACGGGCCGCTTCGATTCGCAGCACGCCGTCGATCTGCTCCGACCCAAAGCGGGTGAACTCTCGCCATTGGGCAAACAGTACCTGGCTCTACCGCTCGCGGGGCCCTGA
- a CDS encoding glycoside hydrolase family 43 protein — protein MRFAFIEIPIAMLFVFTISCDRDADPGSNRNTAERVVVANGTFRNPLNRAPDPYMTYYDGNYYLATTQFDVLRLWKAPTLGELLTGESRVVWRDSDPSRNRDMWAPSMYLIDGHWYIYYTADDGIDDHHRLYVVESAGTDPFGPYHFKGKLEAPGSENTWAIDAALLVQNGRTYLAWSGKQDATYNLLFIAPMSNPWTVSGPRTFIASAGGCPEVREAPSFVQHGGRTFLVYSACDTGKPDYQLWMKSIPATADPTNAAQWQQHSSAVFSRNDATGTWGPGSNAFFKSPDGSEDWFVYHAKNTTVFTYDGRTTRAQKLTWNADGTPRFGAPLAAGATADLPSGDPGGGPYWINDTGTSSGAGSIQFSSGWTAYPNCGVQCFWGDDHGSDRAGATATFTFDGTGIDLLSVRDTGNGIAAFSFDGAPETTSDYYASIRQGEQVVYISPRVAFGHHTLRVRVTGNKNTASTGTAISIDRAEVHTR, from the coding sequence ATGCGATTTGCGTTCATCGAAATACCAATCGCAATGCTCTTCGTATTCACGATTTCGTGCGATCGCGACGCAGACCCGGGCTCGAATCGAAATACCGCGGAGCGCGTGGTCGTGGCCAATGGCACGTTTCGCAATCCGTTGAACCGCGCGCCCGACCCGTACATGACGTACTACGATGGCAATTACTACTTGGCGACGACGCAATTCGACGTGCTTCGCCTATGGAAAGCCCCCACGCTCGGCGAGCTTCTGACCGGCGAATCACGCGTCGTTTGGAGGGACAGCGACCCCTCGCGCAATCGCGATATGTGGGCGCCTTCGATGTATCTCATCGATGGGCACTGGTACATTTACTACACGGCCGACGACGGCATCGACGATCACCATCGGCTGTACGTCGTGGAATCCGCGGGCACGGATCCGTTCGGGCCGTACCATTTCAAGGGGAAGCTCGAGGCGCCAGGTTCGGAGAACACTTGGGCCATCGATGCAGCGCTGCTGGTCCAGAACGGCAGGACGTACCTTGCGTGGAGCGGAAAGCAGGATGCAACCTACAATTTGCTCTTCATCGCACCCATGAGCAATCCGTGGACCGTCTCCGGTCCGCGCACCTTCATCGCGAGCGCTGGCGGCTGCCCGGAGGTGCGTGAAGCACCGTCGTTCGTGCAGCATGGCGGGCGCACGTTTCTCGTCTACTCGGCATGTGATACCGGAAAACCGGATTATCAATTGTGGATGAAGAGCATTCCCGCGACGGCCGACCCGACGAATGCAGCGCAATGGCAGCAGCATTCGTCCGCCGTTTTCTCGCGCAACGATGCGACTGGAACGTGGGGGCCTGGCTCCAATGCCTTTTTCAAGAGCCCCGACGGAAGCGAAGATTGGTTCGTCTACCACGCAAAGAATACGACGGTCTTCACCTACGATGGGCGCACGACGCGGGCGCAGAAGCTCACGTGGAACGCCGACGGGACGCCTCGTTTCGGGGCTCCGCTGGCGGCCGGCGCAACCGCCGATCTACCCTCGGGCGATCCGGGTGGTGGTCCCTATTGGATCAACGACACGGGGACATCCAGCGGAGCAGGATCCATCCAGTTCAGCAGTGGGTGGACGGCATATCCCAATTGCGGTGTGCAATGTTTTTGGGGCGACGATCATGGAAGCGACCGAGCCGGTGCCACGGCGACGTTCACGTTCGACGGCACCGGCATCGACCTTCTTTCCGTTCGGGATACCGGAAACGGAATCGCCGCCTTCTCGTTCGACGGCGCACCCGAAACGACGTCGGACTACTACGCATCGATTCGGCAGGGCGAGCAAGTCGTTTACATCAGCCCGCGCGTGGCCTTCGGCCACCACACGTTGCGCGTACGCGTGACGGGAAACAAGAACACCGCTTCGACGGGAACTGCCATCAGCATCGATCGCGCCGAAGTCCACACGCGGTGA
- a CDS encoding major royal jelly family protein: protein MRTNRYGNFAALALASSAGIFVAACARSDETPAPSGKPDAEHATPSSERDAERETPFGKAEVMHSWTRMDWFWRTAAERQSYQSGGAYKAATLAGVDIDRKGHVYVTTPRWLDKGVPSTLNQVVSVYGKSVLLPFPTWDDNAVGDAAARFQNVLGVEVDSANRMWILDMGWVAGMEPTPDGAQKLVVLDLNTATELKRYAIPDSVANRNTSFLNDLVIDEKRELAFITDSGNRAGSPTASGIIVYDFKANTARRILNHHRSVQDDPTRELTVMGERVLPSGRLAVGINGIALSPDGSTLYWNVTTGDAIYSAKVDALLDPTATPAQIDQAIIGPKRIGGGSDGMSADAKGRIYFTNLAAGKVQYFGPQSENVETIAEGPGTEWPDSLTWDDRGGLWFSSNWLNRAFAGQMNFEQGTPNFRIWRIQTDSSKAFVK, encoded by the coding sequence ATGAGAACGAATCGATATGGCAACTTCGCCGCCCTGGCGTTGGCCTCAAGCGCAGGCATCTTCGTGGCCGCGTGCGCGCGGAGCGACGAGACCCCGGCGCCCTCCGGCAAGCCGGATGCGGAGCACGCGACACCTTCCTCGGAGCGCGACGCCGAGCGAGAAACGCCCTTCGGCAAGGCCGAAGTGATGCACTCGTGGACACGGATGGACTGGTTCTGGCGCACGGCTGCCGAACGGCAATCGTACCAATCCGGCGGGGCCTACAAGGCTGCGACCTTGGCGGGTGTCGACATCGACCGCAAAGGCCATGTCTATGTGACCACCCCGCGATGGCTCGACAAGGGCGTGCCATCGACCCTCAACCAAGTCGTATCGGTCTATGGAAAATCGGTCCTTTTGCCGTTTCCCACCTGGGACGACAACGCCGTGGGCGACGCCGCCGCCCGCTTTCAAAATGTCCTCGGCGTCGAGGTGGACAGCGCGAATCGCATGTGGATCCTCGACATGGGCTGGGTGGCGGGGATGGAGCCTACCCCCGATGGCGCCCAGAAGCTCGTGGTGTTGGATTTGAACACGGCCACCGAGTTGAAACGTTATGCCATTCCGGACTCGGTCGCGAACCGCAATACCTCCTTTCTCAACGACCTGGTGATCGACGAAAAGAGGGAGCTCGCTTTCATCACGGACAGCGGAAATCGCGCCGGATCGCCCACGGCCAGTGGCATCATCGTTTACGATTTCAAAGCCAACACGGCGCGTCGCATTCTGAACCATCACCGCTCCGTGCAAGACGACCCAACCCGGGAGCTGACGGTCATGGGCGAGCGGGTCCTGCCCTCGGGGCGTCTGGCAGTTGGCATCAACGGAATCGCGTTGTCACCGGACGGCAGCACATTGTACTGGAACGTGACGACCGGCGATGCCATTTACTCCGCCAAGGTGGACGCGCTGCTCGATCCGACCGCCACCCCGGCCCAGATCGATCAAGCGATCATCGGGCCCAAACGGATTGGTGGTGGAAGTGACGGCATGTCGGCCGACGCCAAGGGCCGCATTTACTTCACGAACCTCGCCGCAGGCAAAGTGCAGTATTTTGGCCCCCAAAGCGAAAACGTGGAGACCATCGCCGAAGGCCCCGGCACGGAATGGCCGGACAGCCTGACCTGGGATGACCGGGGCGGCTTGTGGTTCAGCAGCAATTGGCTCAATCGAGCTTTTGCCGGACAAATGAATTTCGAACAGGGCACGCCCAACTTTCGCATATGGCGTATTCAGACCGATTCCAGCAAGGCATTCGTCAAATGA
- a CDS encoding nuclear transport factor 2 family protein, whose translation MVIIDSAFARAFASEWVAAWNSGDLERVLSHYTDDFEMRSPLIAERGFSPTGVLRGKDAIRPYWGGGITAAKPPLHFELIDAYAGVNTVAIHYRSVGRKYVVEVIEFDEQRRAIRGSACYGADATEAGRG comes from the coding sequence ATGGTCATCATCGACAGCGCTTTTGCACGTGCCTTCGCCTCGGAATGGGTCGCCGCATGGAACAGCGGCGACCTCGAACGCGTCCTTTCCCATTACACCGATGATTTCGAGATGCGCTCGCCGCTCATCGCCGAACGCGGATTCTCGCCGACGGGTGTACTGCGCGGCAAAGACGCGATTCGCCCATATTGGGGTGGCGGGATTACCGCGGCCAAGCCTCCGCTCCATTTCGAATTGATCGACGCGTACGCAGGCGTGAACACGGTTGCGATTCACTATCGCAGCGTCGGACGCAAATATGTGGTGGAGGTCATCGAGTTCGACGAGCAGCGCCGCGCCATCCGCGGCTCCGCATGTTACGGCGCCGACGCTACGGAGGCGGGCAGGGGATGA
- a CDS encoding serine/threonine protein kinase, which produces MSTNTAESAAGAFEDRRSFSLGRYHLFARLGTGGMADVYLAVARDGMNVTRLAVVKRLRDEQASEPESREMFINEARLAARLNHPNVIQTFEAGSEGGCYFIAMEYVDGQPLSRIIARLKREKRTIDPTFVARICSGALEGLHHAHELTDLDGTPLQMVHRDVSPQNIMVTYDGRVKVLDFGIAKAVGSTQTVHGVFKGKVAFMAPEQLLSEKIDRRADLFSMGICLWEAVTQQRLMAEDTPAKTLLNLMNKEIPRATEINPDVPEKLASVIAKALERDPANRYESAHEMHVALEDFIRSERPVTEQDVRDIVGDLFREPRERLQAKIKAQVAKLSSRGDANNDFGDSQVRYLSTSDGLLDLSDAAEADGSKTKSTALRIGTTSSGVTFTAGAPHIESASDAHPRRASVRGWAGIATAAMLGSGVAFSILLASGIAILRSHHLADRTTAQMKGATETPPIVATVEAPQQPVAPAPAPVHAPESTIATGAGSATTVASAPTKIVPVHPMRPPPPMRATATAAAPAEPPAEGPNVPARATSPSSTPTPATAEPPQGRVFRREL; this is translated from the coding sequence GTGAGTACGAATACGGCAGAGAGTGCGGCGGGGGCCTTCGAGGACCGTCGCTCGTTTTCGTTGGGGAGATACCATCTCTTTGCGCGCCTCGGTACAGGTGGAATGGCAGATGTCTACCTCGCCGTCGCACGTGATGGGATGAATGTCACGAGGCTCGCCGTCGTGAAGCGCCTGCGCGATGAGCAAGCGAGCGAACCGGAATCGCGTGAAATGTTCATCAACGAGGCCCGGCTTGCGGCTCGCCTGAATCATCCGAACGTGATTCAGACGTTCGAAGCGGGCTCCGAGGGCGGTTGCTACTTCATCGCCATGGAATACGTGGATGGCCAGCCGCTCTCCCGCATCATCGCTCGGCTGAAACGCGAGAAGCGGACGATTGATCCGACCTTCGTCGCTCGGATTTGCTCCGGTGCGCTGGAGGGCCTGCACCATGCCCACGAGCTCACGGATCTCGACGGCACGCCGCTTCAAATGGTTCACCGCGATGTCAGCCCGCAAAACATCATGGTTACCTACGACGGCCGCGTGAAGGTCTTGGATTTCGGCATTGCGAAGGCCGTAGGTTCCACCCAGACCGTGCATGGCGTCTTCAAGGGCAAGGTGGCCTTCATGGCCCCTGAGCAACTTTTGAGCGAGAAGATCGACCGTCGCGCAGATCTCTTCTCAATGGGAATCTGTCTCTGGGAAGCCGTCACGCAGCAGCGCCTCATGGCGGAGGACACGCCCGCCAAGACGCTCCTCAACCTGATGAACAAGGAGATCCCGCGGGCTACGGAGATAAATCCCGACGTGCCCGAAAAGCTCGCTTCGGTGATCGCCAAAGCGCTCGAGCGCGATCCTGCGAATCGTTACGAGTCGGCCCACGAAATGCACGTGGCCCTCGAAGACTTCATCCGTAGTGAGCGCCCGGTGACCGAACAAGACGTACGCGATATCGTAGGCGACCTTTTCCGCGAGCCGCGCGAAAGGCTGCAAGCGAAGATCAAAGCGCAGGTCGCCAAGCTCTCGTCACGCGGGGATGCCAATAATGATTTTGGCGATAGCCAAGTTCGCTATCTGAGCACCAGCGATGGTTTGCTCGATCTCAGTGATGCCGCCGAAGCAGACGGATCCAAGACGAAGAGCACTGCTCTGCGCATCGGCACGACATCCAGCGGGGTAACGTTCACTGCCGGCGCACCACATATCGAGTCTGCGTCGGATGCGCACCCGCGACGTGCCTCCGTTCGAGGGTGGGCGGGCATCGCGACTGCAGCCATGCTCGGTAGCGGTGTCGCGTTCAGCATTCTCTTGGCAAGCGGTATTGCGATTTTGCGTTCGCATCATCTCGCCGACCGGACGACCGCACAAATGAAGGGCGCCACGGAAACGCCACCCATCGTTGCCACCGTCGAAGCGCCCCAGCAGCCGGTCGCACCGGCACCGGCTCCCGTGCACGCGCCCGAGTCGACCATCGCCACGGGTGCGGGCAGCGCGACGACTGTTGCCTCGGCACCTACGAAAATCGTGCCCGTGCACCCGATGCGCCCACCGCCGCCCATGCGGGCGACGGCGACGGCTGCCGCCCCTGCGGAGCCGCCGGCCGAGGGTCCGAATGTACCTGCACGTGCGACGAGCCCATCGAGCACGCCAACGCCGGCGACGGCAGAACCACCCCAAGGAAGAGTGTTTCGGCGAGAACTATGA
- a CDS encoding DUF1989 domain-containing protein yields the protein MKELELTVPPRDARAFVVPAGHFFRIVSVEGSQVGDLNLWNLHDLSERFFSGKTRAFHGTHVSTGSRLWSTLPNLRAMATITQDTLDWYGWDEDGAGVHDVIGTRCDPYTNLLLHGLEYHWCCHSNLKRALAAKLNIPLSEAEPHVHDVLNVFMCTGFTRDTHQYFMKASPVRPGDFIEFFAEMDLLAALSACPGGDCSASHSSDAAPCHPLKVEIHRCPEDSLGGWRPARVNGYSRSHGTERVK from the coding sequence GTGAAAGAACTCGAGCTGACGGTACCGCCGCGAGATGCCCGCGCATTCGTCGTTCCCGCGGGGCATTTCTTCCGAATCGTCAGCGTGGAAGGTTCGCAGGTCGGAGATCTGAATCTATGGAATCTGCACGATCTTTCCGAGCGATTCTTCAGCGGGAAAACGCGTGCATTCCATGGCACGCACGTGAGCACCGGCAGCCGATTGTGGAGCACCCTTCCGAATTTGCGAGCCATGGCCACCATCACGCAGGACACCCTCGACTGGTATGGCTGGGACGAAGATGGTGCGGGCGTGCACGACGTCATCGGAACGCGGTGCGATCCGTATACCAATCTCCTTCTGCATGGGCTCGAGTACCATTGGTGCTGTCATTCGAACCTTAAGCGCGCGCTTGCGGCCAAGCTGAACATTCCGCTGTCCGAAGCCGAGCCTCATGTTCATGATGTTCTGAACGTCTTCATGTGCACGGGTTTCACGCGCGACACGCATCAGTACTTCATGAAGGCGAGTCCCGTGCGGCCGGGCGATTTCATCGAGTTCTTCGCCGAGATGGATTTGCTCGCGGCACTTTCGGCGTGCCCGGGAGGGGACTGCAGCGCAAGCCATTCGAGCGATGCGGCGCCGTGCCATCCATTGAAGGTCGAAATCCATCGCTGTCCGGAGGATAGCCTCGGCGGTTGGCGGCCTGCCCGCGTCAATGGCTATTCGCGTTCTCATGGCACGGAGCGGGTGAAGTGA
- a CDS encoding phytanoyl-CoA dioxygenase family protein: MISRASFERDGFLVLPDFVSPEACDALRTRALEWVARGDPSEFSVFSAYLAGEAAATEYIHDSADKIRFFFEGDAFDAGGNLTRPKELALCKIGHALHDCDPVFDAFSRSRQFEHLAKSLGLRKPLLAQSMYLFKQPGIGAEIGCHQDASFIYTEPTSVVGLWTALEDATVDNGCMWALPGGHRSGLHSRFVRNGRSDEFVVLDPTPWPDVGFVPLPAKKGTVIVLHGLLPHASKANTSPHSRHAYTLHLIDGDLPYAADNWLQRPADNPFRGF; this comes from the coding sequence GTGATCTCTCGAGCGTCTTTCGAGCGGGATGGTTTTCTGGTGCTGCCGGACTTCGTCTCGCCCGAGGCGTGCGACGCCTTGCGTACGCGTGCGTTGGAATGGGTTGCTCGAGGCGACCCGAGCGAGTTTTCGGTGTTCTCCGCATACCTGGCCGGAGAGGCAGCGGCCACCGAGTACATTCATGACTCGGCGGACAAGATTCGCTTCTTTTTCGAGGGGGACGCCTTCGATGCCGGCGGAAATCTGACACGGCCGAAGGAGCTGGCGCTCTGCAAGATCGGCCACGCGCTTCACGATTGCGATCCCGTGTTCGACGCGTTCTCGCGAAGTCGGCAGTTCGAGCACCTGGCGAAAAGCCTCGGCCTGCGCAAGCCGTTGTTGGCGCAGTCCATGTACTTGTTCAAACAGCCCGGCATCGGAGCCGAAATTGGCTGTCACCAGGATGCATCGTTCATCTATACGGAGCCGACGAGTGTCGTCGGACTATGGACTGCGCTGGAGGATGCCACCGTCGACAACGGATGCATGTGGGCCCTTCCGGGCGGCCATCGCTCCGGCCTACATTCGCGGTTCGTCCGGAACGGTCGAAGCGACGAATTCGTGGTCCTCGATCCGACGCCGTGGCCCGACGTCGGCTTCGTCCCGCTCCCCGCGAAAAAGGGCACCGTCATCGTGCTTCACGGCCTCTTGCCGCACGCGAGCAAAGCCAACACGTCCCCACACTCGCGCCACGCGTACACGCTCCACCTCATCGACGGAGACCTTCCGTACGCCGCCGACAACTGGCTCCAGCGCCCCGCGGACAACCCATTTCGCGGATTTTGA